One Culturomica massiliensis DNA window includes the following coding sequences:
- the rd gene encoding rubredoxin — protein sequence MKKYICTVCDYIYDPAIGDPDNGIEPGTAFEDLPDDWLCPLCGVGKEEFEPVKE from the coding sequence ATGAAAAAGTACATTTGCACAGTATGCGACTACATTTATGATCCGGCTATCGGAGATCCGGACAACGGCATTGAACCGGGTACTGCTTTTGAAGACCTGCCCGACGATTGGCTTTGTCCGCTTTGCGGAGTGGGAAAAGAAGAATTCGAACCGGTAAAAGAATAA
- a CDS encoding DUF6686 family protein, translated as MKILNTTPNGLLLFCPNCKAYHLEFGNLFFRFSEEEMKEFRKYISAIDGPKYEAINHEMPNRRKIFLRMPINGFHCTLNNTELKELQYLVNKTTKLPDIYNLSVFYKHDTCLN; from the coding sequence ATGAAAATTCTAAATACGACACCCAACGGCTTACTCCTGTTTTGCCCGAATTGCAAAGCTTACCACCTCGAATTCGGAAATCTCTTTTTCCGTTTTTCGGAAGAAGAAATGAAAGAATTCCGTAAATATATCTCAGCTATTGACGGGCCAAAATACGAAGCTATAAACCACGAAATGCCCAATCGCCGAAAAATATTTTTACGTATGCCCATCAACGGGTTTCATTGTACCCTCAACAATACAGAACTAAAGGAATTACAATATTTAGTCAATAAAACGACAAAACTACCGGACATTTACAATTTATCTGTATTCTATAAACATGATACTTGTCTGAACTAG
- a CDS encoding DUF2023 family protein — protein sequence MTDTCILSGDLKIFVHHIYEFQKGIRSMVLCTLDKKDEAFALQRLEKLEIAYFIHVINPSRINLFFGKKECIGVVRRICSRPLNKLSPEEDFILGTMLGYNICQQCDRYIQRKTLKKIA from the coding sequence ATGACCGACACCTGCATTTTATCCGGTGATTTAAAAATATTCGTGCATCACATCTACGAGTTTCAAAAAGGAATACGCAGCATGGTACTATGTACACTGGATAAAAAAGACGAAGCATTTGCCCTGCAACGTTTGGAAAAACTGGAGATTGCTTATTTTATACACGTAATCAATCCGTCCCGGATCAATCTGTTTTTCGGAAAAAAAGAATGTATCGGTGTGGTCCGGAGGATTTGTAGCCGTCCGTTGAATAAGCTGAGTCCTGAAGAAGATTTTATTCTGGGTACAATGCTGGGATACAATATTTGCCAACAATGCGATCGTTATATCCAACGCAAAACTTTAAAGAAAATTGCATAA
- a CDS encoding flavodoxin, producing the protein MKKTGIFYGSTTGVTESIAEQIASKLGITSSDVHNVGNTSANTIEDYEVLILGSSTWGTGDLQDDWYDFLDTLAACNLHGKTIALFGCGDGCGFGGTFCDAVGTIYEKLQGLGCTFTGSVETAGYGYDASTAEVNNGEFVGLLIDENNEADKTEERIKSWTEALKKTL; encoded by the coding sequence ATGAAAAAAACTGGAATATTTTACGGTTCAACGACAGGAGTAACAGAATCCATTGCCGAACAAATTGCGTCGAAATTGGGAATTACATCATCGGATGTCCATAACGTCGGAAACACAAGTGCCAATACTATCGAAGATTACGAAGTCCTGATCTTAGGGAGTTCAACCTGGGGAACCGGCGATTTACAGGACGACTGGTATGATTTTCTGGACACACTGGCTGCCTGTAACCTTCATGGCAAGACGATAGCCCTGTTCGGATGCGGAGACGGTTGTGGATTCGGAGGAACATTCTGCGATGCCGTAGGGACAATTTACGAAAAATTACAGGGGTTGGGATGTACATTTACCGGATCGGTAGAAACAGCCGGCTACGGATACGATGCCTCTACAGCTGAAGTGAACAATGGTGAGTTTGTCGGACTGCTGATCGACGAAAACAATGAAGCGGATAAAACCGAAGAACGCATTAAATCCTGGACGGAGGCACTTAAAAAAACTCTTTAA
- a CDS encoding superoxide dismutase — translation MKQFTLPQLPYSADALAPVISKETIDYHYGKHLQTYINNLNKLIAGTEFENADLETIVKKSDGAIFNNAAQTWNHTIYFNTFSPNARQYPEGKLRAAIEKEWGSFDNFKKEFTAAGSAIFGSGWVWLAKTPEGQLVILKESNAGNPLTKGYTPLLGIDVWEHSYYLDYQNRRADHLEALWTIIDWKSIESRF, via the coding sequence ATGAAACAATTTACATTACCTCAATTACCTTATAGTGCCGATGCACTGGCACCCGTGATCAGCAAAGAAACCATCGACTACCATTATGGCAAGCATCTGCAGACCTACATCAACAATCTGAATAAACTCATTGCAGGAACGGAGTTTGAAAATGCCGATTTAGAAACGATTGTCAAAAAATCCGACGGAGCAATTTTCAACAATGCTGCACAAACCTGGAATCATACGATATATTTCAACACGTTCTCTCCGAATGCACGTCAGTACCCTGAAGGAAAATTACGGGCAGCTATCGAAAAAGAATGGGGTTCGTTCGACAATTTCAAAAAGGAATTTACCGCAGCCGGCTCTGCTATTTTCGGTTCCGGCTGGGTATGGCTGGCAAAAACACCTGAAGGTCAATTAGTCATTCTCAAAGAGAGCAATGCAGGTAATCCACTGACCAAAGGCTATACTCCACTGCTCGGTATCGACGTATGGGAACATTCCTATTACCTCGACTACCAGAACAGACGGGCCGATCATCTGGAAGCCCTTTGGACAATCATCGATTGGAAAAGCATTGAATCCAGATTCTAA
- the araJ gene encoding MFS transporter AraJ, protein MKKSLIALAFGTLGLGIAEFVMMAILPYVAKDLHISIPTAGHLISAYALGVCAGAPMLTLARKLPLKKILLGLVAIMMIGNICAAFSPNYEFMLIARFISGLPHGAYFGVASIVAEKLADKGKGSEAVSIMIAGMTIANLFGVPLGTSLSTLLSWRLTFLLVGIWGVIILYYIWKWVPQVEGLPDTGFKRQFRFLKTTAPWLILGATMFGNGGVFCWYSYINPLLTNVSGFSAESITFLMVLAGFGMVIGNLTGGRLADKFTPGRTAAAMQFIICITLLSIFFAASVNWLMPLLMCICTLGLFAVSSPLQVSIIHFSKGGELLGAACIQVAFNLGNALGATIGALPLQAGFSYRYPALLGAPFALLGFILLIVFVKKYETKNG, encoded by the coding sequence ATGAAAAAAAGTCTTATCGCACTGGCATTCGGAACGCTCGGACTTGGAATAGCGGAATTCGTCATGATGGCCATACTGCCCTACGTAGCCAAAGATCTGCACATCAGTATCCCAACCGCAGGGCATTTGATTTCCGCCTATGCGCTCGGCGTCTGTGCCGGAGCTCCCATGTTGACACTTGCCCGAAAACTACCGTTAAAAAAGATACTATTGGGGTTGGTTGCTATCATGATGATAGGAAATATTTGTGCAGCCTTTTCTCCCAATTATGAGTTTATGCTTATCGCCCGGTTTATATCCGGCCTTCCTCATGGAGCCTATTTCGGTGTAGCCTCTATCGTCGCCGAAAAACTAGCCGATAAAGGCAAAGGCTCGGAAGCGGTTTCCATTATGATCGCCGGTATGACGATAGCCAATCTTTTCGGTGTTCCACTGGGAACTTCACTCAGTACGCTGTTGTCCTGGCGTCTCACGTTCCTGCTTGTCGGCATCTGGGGAGTCATCATACTTTACTACATTTGGAAATGGGTGCCACAGGTAGAAGGACTCCCGGATACAGGGTTTAAACGCCAATTCCGTTTCCTGAAAACCACTGCCCCATGGCTCATTCTCGGAGCAACGATGTTCGGTAACGGAGGTGTATTTTGTTGGTACAGTTATATCAACCCGCTTTTGACAAATGTATCGGGATTTTCCGCCGAAAGTATCACATTTCTGATGGTATTGGCCGGATTCGGGATGGTTATCGGTAATCTGACCGGCGGACGACTGGCCGATAAATTTACTCCCGGCCGTACGGCAGCCGCTATGCAATTTATTATTTGCATCACCTTATTGTCCATTTTCTTTGCAGCTTCCGTCAATTGGCTCATGCCCTTACTGATGTGCATCTGCACACTGGGTTTATTCGCCGTTTCCAGTCCTTTACAGGTTTCAATTATCCATTTCTCCAAAGGAGGAGAACTTCTGGGGGCAGCCTGTATTCAGGTAGCCTTTAATCTGGGCAATGCCTTAGGAGCAACCATCGGCGCCTTGCCCCTGCAAGCGGGATTCAGCTACCGGTATCCGGCATTATTAGGCGCTCCCTTTGCCCTATTGGGATTCATCCTATTGATCGTATTCGTCAAAAAATACGAAACGAAAAACGGGTAA
- a CDS encoding AraC family transcriptional regulator — protein MKSIYRYNFYKTKYGEELLIDVVTLDSIRQHINKHPLHTLSYYDITFITSGAGHLTMDGERYALCRGDIVFSKPGEVRAWDKCDLPQGYALIFEEEFLLSFFNDRSFIQNLSYFSRDRASAKMTAVGIYSRIENLIQNIIAEINNGQSKDKHILRALLYEILTLLNREYSKQWVIASRLRNRYADDFIHLVDRDFKIHHDTAHYAGELCITPNYLNEIVQKSMGISPKCYLRNKLIQEAKILLAYSSLSVSEVADQLNFESSSYFIRFFRKQTDLTPLQYRLRVNR, from the coding sequence GTGAAATCTATCTATCGGTATAATTTCTATAAAACGAAATATGGGGAGGAACTTTTAATAGATGTAGTCACATTAGACAGTATCAGGCAGCATATAAACAAGCATCCTTTGCATACCCTGTCTTATTATGATATTACTTTTATTACAAGTGGGGCCGGACATTTGACTATGGATGGGGAGCGCTATGCTCTTTGTCGGGGAGATATTGTATTTTCAAAACCGGGAGAAGTCCGGGCCTGGGATAAATGTGACCTTCCGCAAGGGTATGCTCTTATCTTTGAGGAGGAATTTTTGCTCTCGTTTTTCAATGACCGTTCTTTCATACAAAATCTTTCTTATTTTAGCAGGGATAGAGCATCTGCTAAAATGACCGCTGTAGGTATTTATTCCCGAATAGAGAATTTGATTCAGAATATTATTGCCGAAATAAATAACGGGCAATCAAAGGATAAACACATTTTGCGGGCATTGCTGTATGAGATACTGACGTTGTTGAACCGGGAATATTCGAAACAATGGGTGATTGCTTCCAGGCTTCGGAACCGGTATGCAGATGATTTTATCCATCTGGTTGATAGAGACTTCAAAATTCATCACGATACCGCACATTATGCCGGTGAATTATGTATTACTCCCAATTATTTGAATGAGATCGTTCAAAAAAGCATGGGAATCAGTCCTAAATGTTACCTCCGGAACAAACTCATTCAAGAGGCTAAAATATTATTAGCCTATAGCTCTCTTTCTGTATCTGAGGTAGCAGATCAGTTGAATTTTGAAAGTTCTTCATATTTTATACGTTTTTTCCGCAAGCAGACTGATCTGACGCCTTTGCAATACCGACTCCGTGTAAATCGTTGA
- a CDS encoding pyridoxamine 5'-phosphate oxidase family protein encodes MKDVEKTVGRIVDNQKVAFISSVDADGFPNMKAMLAPRKREGIRIFYFTTNTSSMRVQQYLKNNRSCLYFCDRRFFRGVMLKGTMDVLTDCEHKELIWEEGDTMYYKEGVTDPDYCVLKFTAFCGRYYSDFKSENFVVD; translated from the coding sequence ATGAAAGATGTAGAAAAAACTGTCGGAAGAATTGTCGATAATCAAAAAGTGGCATTTATAAGTTCTGTTGATGCGGATGGTTTTCCGAATATGAAAGCAATGTTAGCTCCCCGGAAACGGGAAGGTATACGGATTTTTTATTTTACGACGAACACCTCTTCTATGCGTGTACAACAATATTTAAAGAACAACCGTTCGTGTCTTTATTTTTGTGACAGACGTTTTTTCAGAGGGGTAATGCTGAAAGGAACAATGGACGTTCTGACAGATTGTGAACATAAGGAACTGATCTGGGAAGAAGGTGATACGATGTATTATAAGGAGGGGGTTACCGATCCGGATTATTGTGTTTTAAAATTTACGGCATTTTGCGGGAGGTATTATAGCGATTTTAAATCGGAAAATTTTGTCGTCGATTGA
- a CDS encoding FadR/GntR family transcriptional regulator yields MMKENANLVIQKKSLAEELAEQLQNQIKDGKFAVGQKLPTEPELMLIFGVGRSTVREAVKILVNMGFLKVQQGAGTFVENLTASNEPMEQRLRRADIHDLDEVRKILEIAIAGRAAERRTEQDIEKIEGFLDERGRTAEAGQLEACIEADVNFHIALAKATHNEILYELYRSAAIYLRKGFEHIYVDTACFLASQPTHKQLVRHIIAQDAREALHTINIILQEP; encoded by the coding sequence ATGATGAAAGAGAATGCAAATTTAGTAATTCAGAAAAAGTCGCTGGCGGAGGAATTAGCGGAACAACTGCAAAATCAAATTAAGGATGGGAAATTTGCTGTCGGTCAGAAACTGCCGACCGAACCGGAGTTAATGCTTATATTCGGTGTTGGTCGTTCGACGGTGCGTGAAGCTGTAAAGATATTGGTTAATATGGGGTTCCTGAAAGTACAGCAGGGAGCCGGAACGTTTGTTGAGAACCTGACGGCATCGAATGAGCCGATGGAACAACGTCTGCGGCGTGCTGATATACACGATTTGGATGAAGTGCGGAAAATACTGGAAATTGCCATTGCCGGGCGGGCAGCGGAACGGCGTACGGAGCAGGACATTGAAAAGATTGAAGGGTTTCTTGACGAGCGGGGTAGGACAGCCGAAGCCGGACAATTGGAGGCGTGTATTGAAGCCGATGTCAATTTCCATATTGCTTTGGCGAAAGCCACGCACAACGAGATCTTATACGAGCTTTACCGGTCGGCTGCTATCTATCTGCGGAAAGGATTTGAACACATTTATGTGGATACGGCTTGTTTCCTGGCTTCCCAGCCTACGCATAAGCAATTGGTTCGGCATATAATAGCCCAAGATGCCCGGGAAGCCTTACATACGATCAATATCATTTTACAGGAGCCGTAG
- a CDS encoding MFS transporter, with the protein MSKNSIPMPLSQLAADRTVYPILFMICITHLLNDMMQSVIPAVYPLLKEKFGFTFAQIGIITLVFQMTSSLLQPFAGRYADRHPRPYSLAVGMCFTLTGLLMLSVAFGFGLILLAVGLIGCGSSVFHPESSRVAQLASGGRKGLAQSIFQVGGNAGSAMGPLLAALIVIPYGQASIGWFALAALLAIFILVKIGNWYKRQLAVVACKSAAATATPVHGLTKRKIRHALLILGVLVFSKYFYIACMTNYFTFFLMDKFGMSVQGSQYCLFAFLAASAAGTFIGGPVGDRIGRKYVIWGSILGAAPFTLLLPYANLTCTIVLAIIIGLVISSAFSAILVYATDLMPGKVGMIAGVFFGLMFGLGGIGSAFFGWLADKTSIEYIFRISTLLPLLGIITGLLPNIESRASDK; encoded by the coding sequence ATGAGCAAGAATTCTATACCTATGCCGTTGTCCCAGCTTGCGGCGGACAGAACCGTCTATCCGATCCTGTTTATGATCTGTATAACCCATCTGCTTAACGATATGATGCAGTCCGTTATCCCGGCGGTTTATCCGCTTTTGAAAGAGAAATTCGGTTTTACTTTTGCCCAGATCGGTATCATCACACTGGTTTTTCAGATGACTTCGTCGCTTTTGCAGCCTTTCGCCGGTCGCTATGCCGACCGGCACCCCCGCCCTTACTCACTGGCAGTCGGAATGTGTTTCACATTAACCGGCTTGCTTATGTTGTCCGTCGCATTCGGCTTTGGTCTGATTTTGCTTGCTGTCGGCCTGATCGGTTGCGGCTCTTCGGTTTTTCATCCCGAGTCGTCGCGGGTGGCACAACTGGCTTCGGGTGGCCGGAAGGGGTTAGCACAGTCTATATTTCAGGTCGGAGGAAATGCCGGCAGTGCTATGGGACCGTTGTTGGCAGCGTTAATTGTGATTCCTTACGGTCAGGCTTCCATCGGCTGGTTTGCCTTGGCTGCGTTGCTGGCTATATTTATTCTTGTAAAAATCGGGAATTGGTACAAACGGCAGTTGGCAGTAGTAGCCTGTAAATCTGCTGCGGCAACAGCGACACCGGTGCACGGACTTACCAAACGGAAAATCCGGCATGCTCTTTTAATCCTGGGAGTGCTGGTGTTTTCGAAATATTTTTATATCGCTTGCATGACTAACTACTTTACCTTTTTTCTGATGGATAAATTCGGAATGTCGGTACAGGGATCACAGTACTGTCTTTTTGCATTCCTTGCGGCATCCGCGGCAGGGACGTTTATCGGCGGCCCGGTGGGAGATCGTATCGGACGGAAATATGTCATCTGGGGCTCCATTCTCGGAGCTGCGCCTTTTACTTTACTGCTCCCTTATGCTAATCTGACTTGTACTATTGTGCTGGCAATTATTATCGGCCTTGTGATCTCGTCGGCGTTCTCGGCTATTCTGGTTTATGCGACTGACCTTATGCCGGGAAAAGTCGGTATGATTGCCGGGGTATTTTTCGGGTTGATGTTCGGATTGGGGGGTATCGGTTCGGCCTTTTTTGGCTGGTTGGCTGATAAAACCAGTATCGAATACATCTTCCGGATCAGTACCCTGCTGCCTCTGCTGGGTATAATTACAGGCTTGCTGCCGAATATCGAAAGTCGGGCATCTGATAAATAA
- a CDS encoding DUF3795 domain-containing protein — MIKRLIACCGLDCENCDARIATVRNDNELREKTAQKWSVMNNAPEITAATINCMGCRADGVKFAYCSDYCEIRKCVYEKGFNTCGDCKELESCPIVAPIFQHAPGAKENLLSSTTL, encoded by the coding sequence ATGATAAAACGATTGATAGCCTGTTGCGGATTAGATTGCGAAAATTGCGATGCCCGCATAGCCACTGTCCGGAATGACAATGAGCTGAGAGAAAAAACCGCCCAAAAGTGGAGTGTAATGAACAATGCACCGGAGATTACGGCAGCCACCATAAATTGTATGGGGTGTCGTGCAGACGGAGTGAAATTTGCGTATTGCAGCGATTATTGTGAAATCCGCAAATGTGTATATGAAAAAGGATTTAATACCTGCGGTGACTGCAAAGAGTTGGAGAGTTGTCCGATTGTCGCTCCTATTTTTCAGCATGCTCCCGGCGCAAAAGAAAATCTTCTGTCTTCGACAACACTCTGA
- a CDS encoding mucoidy inhibitor MuiA family protein, which yields MKKFRNYLWFTLCLCMTATAATSQRKVETTAEKVMLFVDGAQVTRTKQVELPAGNSSLIFTGLSPYLDARSMQVSAKGKLTITNVNLQYNFLDSVAVSRQQEHLQQTLKKVEKQQEERKSALALVKAEQEILKNNCTLGNKSNTLSIATIREATAYFAEQMKELTAKELATRNQLEELTEQYQQLLRELRQAKGKDMKRTGEILVGIHAPAACTATFTLSYYVKNAGWFPSYDIRSESLAEPLSIIYKANIFQHTGEEWKNIDLSLSSSSPSTGNVAPRLESYRLNYGWAAPNYRNEMNGNNISGIVSDAKTNEPLAGATVRIPGTTVGCTTDIDGHYSLTMPEGQRRLEFAYIGYIPQTTEIRSNMQNIRLSPDSQSLDEVVVTGYASSPRKALKAAAIVEEEEEAVESIPMEVKPTRQVTGYEFDIKIPYTILSNNKPVVAEIGRYDLPASYVYQCTPKIDKDAFLMARLTDWNKLNLLEGEANIYFEKTFIGKSVLDLSTPGDTLSFSLGRDHQIAVQRTKEHEYTSRKLMGSSQTQTISWKISVRNHRLQAVELTLCDQVPVSANSSIVVTAEELSGGKLDENTGIITWPLTLKPGEQRDIILRYKVKYPKDRRLDVE from the coding sequence ATGAAAAAATTCAGGAATTATTTATGGTTTACTCTTTGTTTGTGTATGACGGCAACGGCCGCAACATCACAACGTAAAGTAGAAACAACAGCAGAGAAAGTGATGCTATTTGTCGATGGGGCACAGGTAACCCGTACTAAACAGGTGGAACTCCCGGCCGGAAACTCATCCTTGATATTCACCGGGCTTTCGCCTTATCTCGATGCCCGGAGCATGCAAGTGAGTGCAAAGGGCAAGCTTACAATCACAAATGTTAATCTGCAATATAACTTCCTGGACAGTGTGGCTGTCAGTCGTCAGCAGGAGCACTTACAGCAGACTTTGAAAAAAGTGGAGAAACAACAGGAAGAACGGAAATCAGCTCTCGCCCTAGTGAAAGCCGAGCAGGAAATACTGAAAAACAATTGTACACTGGGCAATAAAAGCAATACTTTGTCAATAGCAACCATCCGGGAAGCAACCGCTTATTTTGCAGAACAGATGAAAGAGCTTACTGCCAAAGAATTGGCTACCCGTAATCAATTGGAAGAACTGACCGAACAGTATCAGCAATTGCTCCGGGAACTGCGCCAGGCAAAGGGTAAAGACATGAAACGTACCGGTGAAATCCTGGTGGGTATTCACGCTCCGGCCGCTTGTACCGCAACATTTACCTTAAGTTATTATGTAAAGAATGCCGGTTGGTTTCCTTCTTACGACATTCGTTCGGAAAGCCTTGCAGAACCGCTTTCCATCATCTATAAAGCCAATATTTTCCAACACACAGGCGAAGAGTGGAAAAACATCGATCTGTCGCTTTCTTCTTCCAGTCCGTCAACGGGGAATGTAGCTCCCCGCTTAGAGTCTTACCGCCTGAATTACGGTTGGGCGGCTCCCAACTACCGCAATGAAATGAATGGAAACAACATATCGGGGATCGTTTCGGATGCCAAAACCAACGAACCTTTAGCCGGTGCTACTGTCAGGATTCCTGGTACTACCGTTGGTTGTACAACAGACATCGACGGCCATTATTCACTTACTATGCCGGAAGGGCAACGCCGGTTGGAATTTGCATACATCGGCTATATTCCACAGACAACTGAAATACGCAGCAATATGCAAAACATCCGACTAAGCCCCGACTCACAAAGTCTTGACGAAGTGGTTGTTACAGGTTATGCTTCTTCTCCCCGGAAAGCGCTGAAAGCTGCGGCAATCGTAGAAGAAGAAGAAGAAGCTGTCGAAAGTATACCAATGGAAGTCAAACCAACCCGGCAAGTGACAGGCTATGAATTCGATATCAAGATACCTTATACGATTCTTTCAAATAACAAACCCGTCGTGGCGGAAATCGGCCGCTATGACCTTCCTGCTTCTTACGTTTACCAATGTACACCGAAGATCGATAAAGACGCCTTTCTGATGGCCCGGCTTACCGACTGGAATAAACTGAACTTGCTGGAAGGAGAAGCCAACATTTATTTTGAGAAAACATTTATCGGCAAGTCGGTACTCGACCTAAGCACTCCCGGAGATACGCTTTCATTTTCCCTGGGACGCGACCACCAGATTGCCGTACAACGGACAAAAGAGCATGAATATACCTCGCGGAAACTAATGGGCTCCTCTCAAACACAGACCATCAGTTGGAAAATATCCGTTCGGAATCATCGTTTGCAGGCAGTTGAACTAACCCTCTGCGATCAGGTACCCGTCTCCGCGAACAGCAGTATTGTGGTGACAGCTGAAGAACTAAGTGGCGGCAAGCTGGATGAAAACACAGGTATCATTACCTGGCCACTGACATTGAAACCCGGCGAACAACGCGATATTATTTTGCGCTACAAGGTGAAATACCCGAAAGACAGGCGATTGGACGTAGAATAA
- a CDS encoding class I SAM-dependent methyltransferase, with translation MNTDYKVGDLIYDANIYDGLNTFLSDLQFYKKWLPKNEDAKILELCCGTGRLTIPIAKDGYNICGVDYTLSMLEQAKVKASEVGLGINFIEADIRTLNLQEKFDLIFMPFNSIHHLYKNEDLFKTLKRVKNHLKAEGFFLLDCFNPNIQYIVKGEKEQKVIAEYTTNDERKVLIKQTMFYENATQINRIKWHYFINDKFHSVQNMDMRLFFPQELDSYLGWAGFNVIHKFGNFEEAAFNDNSEKQIYVLALKSKNDE, from the coding sequence ATGAATACTGATTATAAGGTCGGAGATTTGATTTACGATGCAAATATTTATGATGGATTAAATACTTTCCTGTCCGATTTGCAGTTTTATAAAAAGTGGTTGCCGAAAAATGAGGATGCTAAAATACTTGAACTTTGTTGTGGCACTGGCAGGCTTACGATTCCAATTGCAAAGGATGGATATAATATTTGTGGAGTAGATTACACTTTATCAATGCTTGAGCAAGCAAAGGTAAAAGCTTCCGAAGTGGGATTAGGAATTAATTTCATTGAAGCGGATATTAGAACATTGAACTTGCAAGAAAAATTCGACCTTATTTTTATGCCGTTTAATTCAATTCATCATTTATATAAAAATGAAGATTTATTCAAGACACTAAAGAGGGTTAAAAATCATCTTAAAGCAGAGGGCTTCTTTCTGTTAGATTGCTTTAATCCTAATATTCAGTATATTGTTAAAGGTGAAAAAGAGCAAAAAGTAATAGCGGAATATACAACCAACGATGAAAGAAAAGTGTTGATAAAACAGACCATGTTTTATGAAAATGCAACTCAAATTAATCGCATAAAATGGCATTATTTTATAAATGATAAGTTTCATTCAGTTCAAAATATGGATATGAGATTGTTTTTCCCTCAAGAATTGGATTCATATCTGGGATGGGCTGGATTTAATGTTATTCACAAATTTGGAAATTTTGAAGAAGCAGCATTTAACGATAATTCAGAAAAACAGATATACGTTTTAGCATTAAAATCGAAGAATGATGAGTAA
- a CDS encoding EamA family transporter, whose amino-acid sequence MDAKFKGSIYGIIAAISYGTNPLGALSLYEAGINANSVLFYRFLLATFFLGGLMLIQNKSFRVTRKELGILAGLGILFAASSLTLFLSFHYMDAGIASTILFVYPVIVTVIMAIFFKEKTSLITVLSILLAIGGIGLLYKGNNGSVLNATGVSLVMLSSLSYALYIVAVNKSSLKMSSIKLTFYVLLFCTLTIMVQSFFDGNNHLQLLTTSSMWMFAIMLALVPTVISLVFMVIAVRQIGSTPTAIMGALEPLTAVVIGVTIFNEIFTLRLAVGIMMILIAVILIIIGKSIQIKTLTVAIIYIGQILHKPWQPK is encoded by the coding sequence ATGGATGCAAAATTCAAAGGTTCAATTTATGGGATTATTGCAGCAATCAGCTATGGGACAAATCCACTTGGGGCATTATCTCTTTATGAAGCCGGAATAAACGCTAACTCTGTATTATTTTACCGCTTCTTACTTGCAACTTTTTTTCTCGGTGGGTTAATGCTTATACAAAATAAATCGTTCAGGGTTACACGAAAAGAATTAGGAATTTTGGCAGGGTTAGGGATTTTGTTTGCGGCATCTTCGCTGACCCTGTTTCTAAGTTTCCACTACATGGATGCAGGAATAGCGTCTACAATTCTGTTCGTATATCCTGTTATTGTAACTGTCATCATGGCTATTTTCTTTAAAGAAAAAACATCCTTAATTACGGTTTTATCTATTCTTTTGGCTATTGGGGGCATAGGACTGTTATACAAAGGGAATAATGGTAGCGTGTTAAATGCAACGGGAGTATCGCTTGTTATGCTATCCTCCCTTTCTTATGCACTTTATATAGTTGCTGTAAATAAATCCTCTTTAAAAATGTCATCTATAAAGTTAACGTTTTATGTGTTGCTATTTTGTACATTAACTATCATGGTTCAATCATTTTTTGACGGCAACAATCATTTACAGTTACTTACAACCTCTTCTATGTGGATGTTTGCTATAATGCTTGCATTGGTTCCTACTGTTATATCCTTAGTATTTATGGTAATTGCAGTACGCCAAATAGGTTCAACACCTACTGCTATCATGGGCGCGTTGGAACCACTCACCGCGGTGGTTATCGGTGTTACTATATTCAATGAAATATTCACTCTACGGTTGGCTGTTGGCATTATGATGATACTAATAGCTGTAATTCTAATAATAATTGGTAAATCAATTCAAATCAAAACATTAACGGTTGCTATTATTTATATAGGACAAATACTTCATAAACCTTGGCAACCGAAATGA